A window of the Sabethes cyaneus chromosome 1, idSabCyanKW18_F2, whole genome shotgun sequence genome harbors these coding sequences:
- the LOC128732458 gene encoding uncharacterized protein LOC128732458, translated as MSAVKIRIAQSECYADEVATMNRNVRLPPEYRKALSRSGSIATLSPMLDDRGVLRVDGRIAAADYVKRYEVPDNLASPDHQLATELIPSKISMPWFRTTPFVRPFTFSGIDYFGPYLVKVGCSAVKRWVAIFTCLTVRAIHLQAVHSLTTDSCKKAVRRFVARRGAPKEVYTDNGTNFVGASRELEQELRDINRALGSTFTDIDTLWRFNPPSAPHMGGCVR; from the coding sequence ATGTCAGCAGTGAAGATTCGGATCGCACAATCAGAATGTTATGCGGACGAGGTAGCTACGATGAATCGCAACGTACGGTTACCACCGGAGTACCGTAAAGCTTTAAGTCGCAGCGGTTCGATTGCGACTCTTTCTCCGATGCTGGACGATCGAGGTGTGTTGCGCGTGGATGGTCGCATTGCAGCGGCAGACTACGTGAAACGATACGAAGTTCCCGATAATCTGGCGTCACCCGATCACCAACTTGCTACTGAATTGATACCATCGAAAATTTCGATGCCTTGGTTCCGCACCACCCCTTTCGTTCGACCGTTTACCTTCTCAGGGATCGATTACTTTGGGCCGtatctggtgaaagtcggttGTAGTGCTGTTAAACGCTGGGTAGCGATCTTCACGTGCCTGACCGTCCGAGCTATACACCTGCAGGCAGTGCACAGCTTAACAACCGACTCGTGCAAGAAGGCAGTTCGGCGGTTCGTCGCTCGGAGAGGCGCGCCGAAAGAGGTGTATACAGATAACGGGACAAATTTCGTAGGCGCCAGTAGAGAGCTTGAGCAGGAGTTGCGGGACATCAACCGAGCCCTGGGTAGCACTTTCACGGACATTGATACTCTATGGCGGTTCAACCCACCGTCCGCTCCGCATATGGGTGGATGCGTTCGGTAA